The Candidatus Mesenet endosymbiont of Agriotes lineatus region AAAAAATTGATCAGTATACTAAATTTGACATGCAACGTATTGTTTAATACTTCATAGCTTAAGCAAGAGGGAAAAATGATTGGCTCGAATGAAACATTAGCAACATTAGAAAGAAAGCTCTTTGAAGAAGTGCGTAGTAATAATATAAAAGGGGTAATTGAGATATTAGGTTTAGGTCTTGATATTAATGCACAAAATCACTTAGGACTAACACCTATTTTCTTAGCAACTTTACACAACAATCTATCAATGGTTAAAAAGTTGGCTAAACTTGGTGCTGATCTTGAGACAAAGGATAAGCTAGGAGATACAGTTCTAAGCAAGGTGTTATCAAGACAATACCCAAGAAATATACAAAACATACCAAAAGAAAAACGATTGCCCACAGTTAAAATTCTAATAGAATTGGGCGCAAAACTTACAACTCGTACCTGTGGTTCTTTGCCTATTCATGTAGCAATCAAAGAAAGGCTGGGTTTAAATATAGTAGCAATGCTGCTAACAAGAGATACTATTAATGAACAAGATATTCAGAGACGCACACCATTATACTTAGCAATATCATTAGGACAATCTAATATAGTAAAATTTTTGTTACAACATGAACAAATCGATGTTAACATTAACATAGAGAAAGATTACGAAGAAGATACTCCATTGATGTTAGCCGCTAAAAAACAGTATGTAGAGATAGTAATACTGTTGTTACTTTGTGGTGCTATTCCAAGTCAAATGTTCCTTCAACTTAGAATTTTAGGGCCAATGCAATTACTAATACAAAGTATTAAGTGTATATTATCCCAAAGTGTATCCTCAGATGCTCACCCTTACTGTAAATATCTATTCATATTATATAAGGAATATAAGGAAAATCAATGGTTTAGAATTCCTTTTAAACCTATTATTTTTATTAATTCAATCTCTAAATTATGTTCACCCAAACCTTCTGAAGAGCATCAGCGTAAAACATTAAGCGCTATCACAAATAGATCTGCCATTTCTAGATTATATAGAACATCGTTTATAAGTTCTCCTGGACCTAAAATACATGAAGAGCTTCGTCGTAGAATGTTAGATGCAACTACACCTAGATCTGTCATTTCTGAACCACCTAGACCATGTTCTATAACTTCTGTTTCTACAAGCTCTCCTGGACCTAGTACTCCCGAACTACTTACACTGAATGAATCGAGTGTAAGCTCATTTGAATCTATCTCTTCTGATTTATCACAATTTAGCATTTCTGAAACATCTCTATTCACAAAGTCATATATAGCTTCAACTAGATCTAGCTTTTCTGATTCTTCAAGTCTAAGCGCAAGTTCACTCACTCCATCTGGATCATACGCAGTAGGTACTAAAAGGAAAAAATCTGATCACATGTTTAGTTCTCAATAGCCCTAACTAAACTTTACCAGACTATAAGAATGCAATAGTCTTAAGAAAAACAATAAACTATTTATACTTAAAACAGTCTAAGAAAATAATTTAACTTCATTGTAGTTCCATAATTTATATATTGATTGATATGCTATATTAAGTATATAAAATACTACTTAATGTTTTGTAAATCAATTGATGGAAAAATGATTGGCTCAGAAAAAAAGTTTAAAATATTAATAAGACAGCTCTTTGAAGCAGTACATAGTAATAATATAGAAGAAGTGGTGAGAATATTAGGTTTGGGCATGAATGTTAATGTACAAGATAATCTTGGGCAAACTCCCATTTTTTTAGCTGCTTTGTATAATAACTTGTCAATGGTTGAAAAGCTAGCTGAACTTGGCGCTGATCTTGAGGTAAAAGATAACCTTGGATATACAATGTCAAGTAGGATAATGTCAAAAGATAATCTGACTAAAAAAACGTTTAAAAATAAACGATTAGCCATAATAAAAACATTGATAAAATATGGAGTAAAACTTACTACTTATAGTAGGGGCGCCCTTCCAATCCACAGAGCAATTAAAGAAAGGTGTAATTTAAATATAGTAAAAACATTACTTACAGAAGATACTGCCAATGCAAAAGATATTTTTGGACAGGCACCACTGCATATAGCAGTATGGTGTAATCGAATAAACATAGTAAATCTACTAATAAAATATGAACACACTGATATTAACCAAGAAGATGACAAAAAAAATACCCCATTGATGCTGGCAGCTTATCAGAATTTTAGTGATATAGAAAGACTATTATCAACTCATAAAGCTAAACATGAAGCATCAAAAGAGATGAATCCACTGCCATCAACTGTTATGTCCAAGAAGATGGAATCTAAAAATAAGTCAACACACTCATTTAATTATGATTCATATGGCAGCCAAATAAAATATCAAACATTAGAAAATAAAACACATGTGGCTCCTTTTAGACCTATTCTTTTTAATTCAGAATCTAGACACAATATACTCTTTAACTTACCTAGATTTAACATTTTCGAAGCATCTCACCTTAGAATGTTAGATGTAGGTTCACCTGGATCTAGCATCTCTGACGCATCTCAACACAGCACATCAGCAGTTTTAGGTTCACCATCACCCAGCATTTCTGGGTTAATGATAGACCAATTTAAAAGATCATTAAACATAGATTTATCTAGCTCACCTGGATCATATACTATAAGTACCAAGAAGAGAAAATTTAACCATATACTTTCCTATGATCGCTTTCATTAAAAATTAAAGTAATGGAAAAACGACAAATTAAATTGTTTTTTTTAAGATGCTATATGACTTAAAAGATAGGCAACTGAAAAGGCAAGAAAAGAGAGTAAACGAAAAATTCATATTCAGTGTTGGTGGTATAGGTAAGGGGAGATACGGATTTAAAATAACAAATAATAGGTTCCATAAGATGGGTAGAATTTGGTTTAGCAGTTGATGATGCAGATTCTATAATAACTAGATACATCAACTTTTAAAAAAGGAGAAGAAACAAGAAGAATTGAAGGAAATGTAAAAGAACTGAATGAAAAGCATAAAACACAGAAGGAGATAGAAAAAAAAGAAGGAAGCATACCTTAAAAAAACAAAGAAAAGCTAATCCATGGTAAGGAAAAAATTAAATGCTTAAAAAAACAATTAGCTAAAAAATTAGCAAAAATAGAGGAAACAGGAATAAAAATAGAAATAATAGAAGCAAAAATAGAACAAGAGAGAGTAGCAATGGAAGGAAGCAGAAACTAGATCTAAAGCAATTGGAAACATGTTCAGTGAAGTAGCAACAAGAGGAATAGTAGAAAAGGTGGTGAGTTGATCAAAAATTACAAGAATTCTTTATAAATCAGTTCATATCAGTAGTGTTGTATGAAAACTTAAAAAATAAGTTTCAAGATCAGGCTCACAAATGTGTTCAGCTGAGGAAAGAACTAACAGATTGTGAGGTCATTGTTGATCGTGCAGTGGAAAACTCTAAGAAGCTGTCTGCAAAGTATATAGAAAGAAGTAGAGATTTATGATATAAGGGGCATATTTATGGTATGTATTCAAGCGGTATAGGTGATAATGGAAGAGCCATATTTGAACCTAAAAGGACCGGGAAGCCAAGAAAACACAGTATTAGAACTATCATTAATGGAATCCGCTATGTGATGATATCAGTGGAGGCAATTGCCTAAACGTCATGGAAAACAGTTTATAGCTTTGCTTAAAAAATGGTGGAAAATGGCAGATTAGTTAAAAGAGTAAGGTTGGCAAAAATATCTGTAGGAATAATTAATCAGTTAAAACTGCTCAAAAATAGAGACTGACAAAAGGGTATTGTATTGGTCTTGTAATTGCTGTTAAAATTATACCTCTTTATTTCAAGCTAAAGAAAAAGTTACAGAAAGGATATACAGGTAAATTACAAGTTAACAGGATAACAATTACCAAAAAAATGGTTGATACAGAGTTCCAGGTGATTTCTAAACGTTGGATTGTTGCAACTCCAATTTTAGGCGAAGGATTATGAGCACTCTCCTCAAACTTCCAAAGCTAATATTTTCTTTAATATATTATGCTTCATAAATTAGCTCATTTTTAAGACAGGTTCTAAGCTAAAAGTAGCTTACATTGAAAAAGCATTACTTTTACAGCATAATTTATTGATTAGTT contains the following coding sequences:
- a CDS encoding ankyrin repeat domain-containing protein, which produces MIGSNETLATLERKLFEEVRSNNIKGVIEILGLGLDINAQNHLGLTPIFLATLHNNLSMVKKLAKLGADLETKDKLGDTVLSKVLSRQYPRNIQNIPKEKRLPTVKILIELGAKLTTRTCGSLPIHVAIKERLGLNIVAMLLTRDTINEQDIQRRTPLYLAISLGQSNIVKFLLQHEQIDVNINIEKDYEEDTPLMLAAKKQYVEIVILLLLCGAIPSQMFLQLRILGPMQLLIQSIKCILSQSVSSDAHPYCKYLFILYKEYKENQWFRIPFKPIIFINSISKLCSPKPSEEHQRKTLSAITNRSAISRLYRTSFISSPGPKIHEELRRRMLDATTPRSVISEPPRPCSITSVSTSSPGPSTPELLTLNESSVSSFESISSDLSQFSISETSLFTKSYIASTRSSFSDSSSLSASSLTPSGSYAVGTKRKKSDHMFSSQ
- a CDS encoding ankyrin repeat domain-containing protein, translated to MFCKSIDGKMIGSEKKFKILIRQLFEAVHSNNIEEVVRILGLGMNVNVQDNLGQTPIFLAALYNNLSMVEKLAELGADLEVKDNLGYTMSSRIMSKDNLTKKTFKNKRLAIIKTLIKYGVKLTTYSRGALPIHRAIKERCNLNIVKTLLTEDTANAKDIFGQAPLHIAVWCNRINIVNLLIKYEHTDINQEDDKKNTPLMLAAYQNFSDIERLLSTHKAKHEASKEMNPLPSTVMSKKMESKNKSTHSFNYDSYGSQIKYQTLENKTHVAPFRPILFNSESRHNILFNLPRFNIFEASHLRMLDVGSPGSSISDASQHSTSAVLGSPSPSISGLMIDQFKRSLNIDLSSSPGSYTISTKKRKFNHILSYDRFH